A stretch of Exiguobacterium sp. BMC-KP DNA encodes these proteins:
- a CDS encoding MinD/ParA family protein, whose protein sequence is MMQEDQARVLRSKLSVNETKTIAIVSGKGGVGKTNVAVNLGVALSLQNKKVLIIDLDIGMANIGILLGKSSKLSLMECVKRRESLQQSIVEYSSTLQFIHGGSGFAELTNFTSDDITFLLREFRFFYEYDYVLLDLGAGANHQTFDFIGSADEAWLVVTPEPTSIMDGYAFVKLAHHHANELPISVIVNRATNGEEALETFDRLELVSSQFLKKSLRFIGFLPEDQTVVKAVKAQMPFYIMDRKSHVSWRMDHITTSLTGVRVKERKFLDRLLSRLKHGKDHVH, encoded by the coding sequence ATGATGCAAGAAGATCAAGCTCGAGTCCTACGCTCTAAATTATCCGTAAATGAGACTAAAACAATTGCAATTGTCAGTGGTAAAGGTGGCGTCGGGAAAACGAACGTCGCTGTCAATTTAGGTGTTGCTCTATCTCTTCAAAACAAGAAGGTACTTATCATCGATTTAGATATCGGTATGGCCAACATTGGTATTTTACTTGGTAAATCTTCTAAGTTATCACTGATGGAATGTGTGAAGAGGAGAGAGTCACTACAACAGTCAATTGTAGAGTATTCATCAACCCTTCAGTTCATTCATGGTGGAAGTGGATTCGCAGAATTGACAAATTTTACGAGTGACGATATTACCTTTTTACTACGTGAATTCCGATTCTTCTATGAATATGATTACGTATTACTCGATCTAGGTGCTGGTGCTAATCATCAAACGTTTGATTTCATCGGTAGCGCAGATGAAGCATGGCTGGTTGTTACACCAGAACCTACTTCCATCATGGATGGGTATGCGTTTGTAAAATTAGCACATCATCATGCGAATGAATTGCCCATCTCTGTGATTGTCAATCGAGCTACTAATGGTGAAGAGGCTCTTGAAACATTCGATCGTCTCGAATTAGTCAGCTCTCAATTTTTAAAAAAATCATTACGTTTCATTGGTTTTCTACCTGAAGATCAAACAGTTGTGAAAGCGGTTAAAGCACAAATGCCATTTTATATCATGGATCGAAAAAGTCATGTCAGTTGGCGAATGGATCACATTACTACTTCGTTGACGGGTGTTCGCGTAAAAGAGCGAAAGTTTTTAGATCGATTATTAAGTCGACTAAAGCATGGGAAGGATCATGTCCATTAA